The Mycoplasmopsis caviae sequence TTGACTTCATTCATCTTGCAATTGCAAAAATTTTGCAACAGGATCAATGCTATTTTTTGATCCATTAACATTATTCTTTAATTCATCATTAATAAACAAGGTTAATTTTTCACTCAAAATTCTATCCTTATTAATTAAATCAACACTTTCGCTTATTAAACTATGAACCTTATCTAATGCAAAGGTTGAATTGCTTGAAATCAAGTAATTTAATCTTTTACCTTGTTCTAAAAGATTCTCATATTCACCTTTGTTACTACTAAAATCAAGCAGTTTAGTTTTTTCTAATATATTTTTAGTTGTTAATTTATCTCTTAATGAACCGACAAATGAATTATTAAATGTTTCAATATCCTTATTAAAAATTTCTATATTATCATTAGCAATTCTTAAATTGTCAAGAACATCAGATCTAGTTATTGATTTATCAAGTTCTTTTATATATCCTTCTGTTGTAAAATACTGTTTTATAGTGTTTTTTGCTAAATCGTATTTTTCAAGAGATATATTACTAAAATCATCTAGTTTGTCTACTAGATTGCTATTTAGTATGTTTTTACTTATTGAATTGGTTGTTACTTTTTCATTAAATTTAGCTAAAATACCTTCATCCCAAACTTTTTGATCTGCATTGAATAGATTGATAGCTGAAATAATATAACTTTTAGTTAGTTCTTTATCATTTTTTACAGCAGGTTTTTCTTTTTCTTCATTGTAAGAATTAATTGCGTTTTTAAGAGAGTTAAATTTAACTTCTTTATCAGTTAATGAATTGATTAACTGATTATTTGAATCTTTATGTTTAACTAATTCTATTGACAAATTTGCAATAGCATCAAATTTTTCTTCAAAAAGTTCAATTTGCGAAAGTCTTAAAATTCTTTTGGTTTCATTAACTGCACCAGGAATATTAACATCAAACAAATTTTTGGTTTCTCTATTCTTTTTAGCTCTTAAATATGTTAAGTTACCAAAATGATGACCTACACGATACTTTTTATGTTTCTCTATTATTGTTTCTAACTTTTTGCTCAATTGATTATTTAAATCTAATTGTTTATTATAAACATCAATAATGCTGCTTAATTTAAACTTAATCTCATCATCAAGTTGGATTGTTGATAATTTATCATTTAATCCATTTTGTTTTGCGATAAGTTTTTCTTTATATTCATTAAATTTAACAATCTTGTTTTCAATATCTTTTAACGATTTTTTATAATTGGACTTATCAACTGAAAAAGCAGCTAGTGAACCAATTGAAACTACAGATACAATCCCCCCCAATGGATGTGGATATTGCTATCATTTTCTTCTTCTTTTTAGTCATTTTATCCTTCGATAAAATAGAAAAGACTAATTTTTGCAACACAAGAGATTTTATGTCGCATATTATGTTCAAATTCTATTTAATTTTTCTCTTCCTATTAATACATACACACACGCATGTATGTATTAATATTATATATTGTGCATAATTTAACTAATATGCAACCTTTCTTACTGGTTCTTATAAAATAACATAAATATACAAGTCATTATAAATTTTGTCCAAACCGTTTTTTTCTAAAATGGCTGTTTTATAGACTTATTATTTAAAAAAGCAAATTTAAAATATTTAAAGTTTTTTGAGACATAATTTCTCTTTATGTCCCTTTTAAAAATGTGGTAAATTTACCAACTAAAAGCGGCATTGCTGCCGGTTTTGGGTTTACGGTTTTTTAATTTTTCTACAAAATGGTTATAAATAACGAATGAGAAAAATTTGCGTTAAGTCTACCTGATTTTCTTATTTTGTTCATTCTTATTATTGCATTGTTAGTAACAAAACCACCGAGCTATTTTTAGTTCTTCAAAGCCCTCATTAACATTAGAGAAAATTTTAATTTCTTTTGTTAAAAAAGAATGTTTTTTTGTTTAAAATAAATCTATAATGATTAATAGTAAAAGGAGTTAATTATGTCGACACACATTGGTGCTAAAAAAGGTGAAATAGCTAGGGTTTGTTTTCTTTCAGGAGATCCTTTAAGATCTAAATTTATGGCTTATAAATACCTTAAAAACGTTAAGGAAGTAAGCAATGTTAGAAATGAAACATACTTCACAGGAGAATACAATGATATCAAGGTTACCTTTGGTGGCCATGGAATGGGGATGTTTTCAATAGGTGCTTATGCACATGAATTATTTAATGAATATGATGTTGATGTCATCATTCGTCTAGGTTCAACCGGTTCATATTATGAACAATATAATGTAATGGATACAGTAATTATTGATCGTGCTTTTAGTGATAATGTTTCAATTGCACAATTAATTAATAATGAAAATGTACATGAATACTTTCCATCAAAAGAAGTAACTGATGAGTTGGTTAAGGTAGCTAAAAAATTAGGCAAAAAAGCACCACTTGTTTCAGTGCATTCAACAGATGTTTTCTATGCAACTAGACCGCTTGAAGAAACTAAGAGAGTTTCAGGTTGTCAAGTGGTTGAGGCTGAGAGTTATGCACTTTTTGCTGAAGCTAAAAGAAGTGGTAAGAAAGCAGCAACAATATTACAAATTAGTGATTCATTAGCTAAAATGGAATTTACTGATTCATTAACAAGAGAAACTAAATTCACTGATATGTTTGAAATAGCACTTGAATCATTAAAAAACTTATAGATAGAAAATTTAATAAAATATTTAAAAATAATATTTTTAGACAAAAAAATTGGAGGTAATATGCAATATTCGCCATTTGGGTTTTCTGCTTTTTTTATGTTTTGAGTAATTATTTTATGCTATTACTATAAATGAAAAAAATGACGCGACACTGAATTATATGTTGTTGATGATGAAGGACACCCAAGCACCATTGTCGATGTTGAAAGAAATAAGAAAAAATTAACTCTTTATTTTAAACTTGCAAAAGATAGTGAAAAAGAGGATGGCAAAGTTTATGTTTCAAGAACAAATTATGCAATCACTATTAAATAAAAATAATAATTAATTATTTAACAAAATTCAAATTTTCAAACTTTTCCATAGTTTGATTATTTTTTTAAACTTAATTAAAAAGTTAAAGCATTTTTAATATATCATTTTAATATATATAAATTTAATTATTAATATTAAATGAAATTTAGGAGAAGAGAGGTACTATGGCATATAAAGCACTTTATCGAAAATATCGTCCTAAATCATTCGATGATGTTAAGGGTCAAGATCATATTGTGCAAACATTAAAAAATATTATTTTGAACCAAAAAATAAGCCATGCTTATTTATTTAGTGGACCTAGGGGTGTTGGCAAAACATCGGTTGCTAAAATATTTGCTAACGTTGTCAACTGTGGACATGGTGAAGATTTAACTAAGTTATGTGAAAGTTGTGCTAAGAGAAGTGAGCAAAATTTTGATGTTATTGAAATGGACGCGGCTTCAAATAATGGTGTTAATGAAATAAGAGACCTAAGGGATAAAATTCAGCACTCACCTGCAAGTGGAAATTATAAAGTCTACATCATTGATGAAGTTCATATGCTTTCAAAAGGTGCATTTAATGCTCTTTTAAAAACATTAGAAGAACCACCTGCACATGCAATATTTATTTTAGCCACAACCGACCCGCAAAAAATACCTCTCACAATTCTTTCAAGAGTTCAAAGATATAACTTTAGAAAAATATCAAACAGTGTTCTTGTTGGACAAATTAAAGATGTACTTGATAAAGAAAGTATTAAGTATGAAGACTCAACTATAAATTACATTGCACGACTTGCAACAGGTGGTATGCGTGATGCACTCTCAATTGTTGATCAAGCAGCAGCATATGGCAATGGCGAGATTTCACTTAAAGATGTTATGTATGCTTTTGGAGTAACATCAAATGAAAGCCTAATTCAAATTGCTAACTATCTTTATGAAGGAAAAATCAAGGAAGTTCTACTTTTGTTTAACAACCTTAAAAATGCTGGAATTGATTCAAACCAATTTGTGCAAGGCTTAATTGAACTTTTTAAAGATTACTTAATTTATTCAAAATCAAAAGATGCAAATTTACTAGAACTCTTATCACTTGAAGAATTAAATACCTTAAAAATTGATACAACTTTTGCTTTCAGTAGTTCTGAAAAATTGTATAAACTCTTCAAAGAACTCTTTTATACTGAAAGCCCATTCCATCTAATTGAACTTTATTTAATAAAACTTAATCAAACACAAAACAATAAGGAGAAAACTATGTCAATTGACCAAGATAAAATGAAAGTTAAAAAAGAAGACACGATTAAAACTGTCTTAAATCAAACACAAGAATTAGTGCTTGAAGCCAATAAAGAAGCTGATGACAATTTTAGTATCGACCAAGATCTTTTAAGTAGCAACTTTGATGTTGAAGACTATGATGATGGTTTAGTAAGCACTGCTGAAATTCAACTTGATGATGAAATTCAAAATATGCCAAAGCCAATAGCTATACCTGCTTTTGATTCAAAATATAAATCATTAAAATCATTTAAGTCAAATTTATCAAAAAAGGAATTAATCAACTTACTTAAACAATCAACATTAACTTTTATAAATAAATATAAATCAAATCTCGAAATTGTAATTGGCACAGTTCAAAATCCAATTTACAATGATTTGATTTCTGTGCTTAAAAAATGTAAAATTACAGCAGCAGGACCAGGTTTTATGATTTTTATTTCAAAAAATATTCCTGAATTATCATACTTGCAGGAAAATGGATACAACTCGAATATTCAAAAATTTATTCAAGACTACTTTGAAGACTATAAGCATCTATATTGCTTTGGAACAGATGAATTTAAAGAAATAGCAAAAGAATTTGCACAAAAGATGAAAGAAGGCAAATTAGATACATCTTTTAGTGCTCCAGGGCCAGTCATTTTACAAAATGTAAAAAGCCCAACTGGAAAACTTTTTGAAAAGTTTAAAAAATAATTAATCAAGGAGAAAATTATGGATCAAGCAATGTTAAGAAAAATGCAAAAATTACAACAAGAAGTTCAAGAGAAAACCGAAAAGTTTATGGAAGAGTCTTTTGAATTAGAAAAGCACGGCATTAAAGTTATTGCTAAAGGAAGCAAAAAAATTGTTTCAGTTAAAATTAATGACTCAATTTTATTAGACCCTGAAGATGCAGAAACATTAGAGGATTTATTGTCATTAGTTATTAATGAATTATTTGACACAATTGATGAAGAACAAGAAAAACTAATGCCTGCAATACCTGGCTTA is a genomic window containing:
- a CDS encoding phosphorylase family protein gives rise to the protein MSTHIGAKKGEIARVCFLSGDPLRSKFMAYKYLKNVKEVSNVRNETYFTGEYNDIKVTFGGHGMGMFSIGAYAHELFNEYDVDVIIRLGSTGSYYEQYNVMDTVIIDRAFSDNVSIAQLINNENVHEYFPSKEVTDELVKVAKKLGKKAPLVSVHSTDVFYATRPLEETKRVSGCQVVEAESYALFAEAKRSGKKAATILQISDSLAKMEFTDSLTRETKFTDMFEIALESLKNL
- the dnaX gene encoding DNA polymerase III subunit gamma/tau produces the protein MAYKALYRKYRPKSFDDVKGQDHIVQTLKNIILNQKISHAYLFSGPRGVGKTSVAKIFANVVNCGHGEDLTKLCESCAKRSEQNFDVIEMDAASNNGVNEIRDLRDKIQHSPASGNYKVYIIDEVHMLSKGAFNALLKTLEEPPAHAIFILATTDPQKIPLTILSRVQRYNFRKISNSVLVGQIKDVLDKESIKYEDSTINYIARLATGGMRDALSIVDQAAAYGNGEISLKDVMYAFGVTSNESLIQIANYLYEGKIKEVLLLFNNLKNAGIDSNQFVQGLIELFKDYLIYSKSKDANLLELLSLEELNTLKIDTTFAFSSSEKLYKLFKELFYTESPFHLIELYLIKLNQTQNNKEKTMSIDQDKMKVKKEDTIKTVLNQTQELVLEANKEADDNFSIDQDLLSSNFDVEDYDDGLVSTAEIQLDDEIQNMPKPIAIPAFDSKYKSLKSFKSNLSKKELINLLKQSTLTFINKYKSNLEIVIGTVQNPIYNDLISVLKKCKITAAGPGFMIFISKNIPELSYLQENGYNSNIQKFIQDYFEDYKHLYCFGTDEFKEIAKEFAQKMKEGKLDTSFSAPGPVILQNVKSPTGKLFEKFKK
- a CDS encoding YbaB/EbfC family nucleoid-associated protein, with translation MDQAMLRKMQKLQQEVQEKTEKFMEESFELEKHGIKVIAKGSKKIVSVKINDSILLDPEDAETLEDLLSLVINELFDTIDEEQEKLMPAIPGLGGLGF